The Medicago truncatula cultivar Jemalong A17 chromosome 4, MtrunA17r5.0-ANR, whole genome shotgun sequence genome includes a region encoding these proteins:
- the LOC25479450 gene encoding heat shock 22 kDa protein, mitochondrial isoform X1 — protein MASSVAVKRIFSSGLLSRSLRPVASSASRSFNTNAMRQYDERSDDSNVADSRRADRSFPRTRRDDFLSGNVFDPFSPSRSLSQVLNMVDQLMDNPFLSASRGIGAGGARRGWDAKETEDSLLLRLDMPGLGKEDVKISVEQNTLTIKGEGAKESEEDEEGARRFSSRIDLPEKLYKIDQIKAEMKNGVLKVVVPKMKEEERNDVINVNVE, from the exons ATGGCTTCTTCTGTTGCAGTCAAGCGAATTTTCTCCTCAGGCCTCCTCTCCAGGTCTCTCCGTCCTGTTGCCTCTTCCGCTTCCCGTTCATTCAACACCAACGCCATGCGCCAGTACGACGAACGCTCCGATGATTCCAATGTTGCCGATTCTCGTCGTGCCGATCGCTCTTTCCCTCGCACTCGCCGCGACGATTTCCTCTCAGGTA ACGTGTTTGATCCGTTTTCTCCAAGTAGGAGTCTGAGCCAGGTGCTGAACATGGTGGATCAGTTGATGGACAATCCATTCCTCTCTGCTTCACGTGGGATTGGTGCCGGTGGAGCTCGACGCGGCTGGGATGCGAAAGAGACAGAGGATTCTCTGCTTCTTCGTTTGGATATGCCTGGACTTGGTAAGGAAGATGTGAAGATCTCTGTTGAACAGAATACCCTTACTATTAAAGGTGAAGGTGCTAAAGAAAgtgaggaagatgaagaaggtgCACGTCGATTCTCTAGCAGAATTGATTTGCCTGAGAAGCTTTACAAGATTGATCAGATTAAAGCTGAGATGAAAAACGGTGTGCTTAAGGTTGTTGTGCCTAAGATGAAGGAAGAGGAGAGGAATGATGTGATTAATGTCAATGTCGAGTAG
- the LOC25479450 gene encoding heat shock 22 kDa protein, mitochondrial isoform X2, whose translation MASSVAVKRIFSSGLLSRSLRPVASSASRSFNTNAMRQYDERSDDSNVADSRRADRSFPRTRRDDFLSDVFDPFSPSRSLSQVLNMVDQLMDNPFLSASRGIGAGGARRGWDAKETEDSLLLRLDMPGLGKEDVKISVEQNTLTIKGEGAKESEEDEEGARRFSSRIDLPEKLYKIDQIKAEMKNGVLKVVVPKMKEEERNDVINVNVE comes from the exons ATGGCTTCTTCTGTTGCAGTCAAGCGAATTTTCTCCTCAGGCCTCCTCTCCAGGTCTCTCCGTCCTGTTGCCTCTTCCGCTTCCCGTTCATTCAACACCAACGCCATGCGCCAGTACGACGAACGCTCCGATGATTCCAATGTTGCCGATTCTCGTCGTGCCGATCGCTCTTTCCCTCGCACTCGCCGCGACGATTTCCTCTCAG ACGTGTTTGATCCGTTTTCTCCAAGTAGGAGTCTGAGCCAGGTGCTGAACATGGTGGATCAGTTGATGGACAATCCATTCCTCTCTGCTTCACGTGGGATTGGTGCCGGTGGAGCTCGACGCGGCTGGGATGCGAAAGAGACAGAGGATTCTCTGCTTCTTCGTTTGGATATGCCTGGACTTGGTAAGGAAGATGTGAAGATCTCTGTTGAACAGAATACCCTTACTATTAAAGGTGAAGGTGCTAAAGAAAgtgaggaagatgaagaaggtgCACGTCGATTCTCTAGCAGAATTGATTTGCCTGAGAAGCTTTACAAGATTGATCAGATTAAAGCTGAGATGAAAAACGGTGTGCTTAAGGTTGTTGTGCCTAAGATGAAGGAAGAGGAGAGGAATGATGTGATTAATGTCAATGTCGAGTAG
- the LOC25479449 gene encoding conserved oligomeric Golgi complex subunit 7 — protein MMVDLSPFSNENFDPKKWINSACQSRHPEESLDKHLVDLEMKLQMVSEEIAASLEEQSAAALLRVPRATRDVIRLRDDAVSLRSAVSAILQKLKKAEGSSSESISALAKVDVVKQRMEAAYETLQDAAGLTQLSSTVEDVFASGDLPRAAETLANMRHCLSAVGEVAEFANIRKQLQVLEDRLDTMVQPRLTDALSNRKVDAAQDLRGILIRIGRFKSLESQYSKVHLKPIKQLWEDFESRERANKSANEKNEMERTSSGGGFQSIPPALSFSNWLPSFYDELLLYLEQEWKWCMVAFPEDYKTLVPRLLSETMMAIGASFISHINLAIGDAVPETKALAKGLSDILSGDMQKGIKLQTKHLEALIDLHSITGTFARNIQHLFSGSDVQILMDVLKAVYLPYESFKQRYGQMERAILSSEIAGIDLRGAVIRGVGAQGVELSETVRRMEESIAQVIILLEASSERCISFTGGSEADELILALDDIMLKYISTLQETLKSLRTVCGVDYGGDGTGKKEAEKKDGSQNARRVDLISNEEEWSMVQGALQILTVADSLTSRSSVFEASLRATLARLSTTLSFSAFGSRLDENQTINGNDNAEPSLGGRAALDMATLRLVDVPEKARKLFSLLNQSKDPRFHALPLASQRVAAFADTVNELVYDVLISKVRQRLSDVSRLPIWSSVEEQGAFHLPTFSAYPQSYVTSVGEYLLTLPQQLEPLAEGISSSEANDEAQFFATEWMFKVAEGATALYIEQLRGIQYITDRGAQQLSVDIDYLSNVLSALSMPIPAVLATFHSCLSTSRDQLKDLLKTDSANQLDLPTANLVCKMRQLNLDS, from the exons ATGATGGTGGATTTGAGTCCATTCTCGAACGAGAATTTCGACCCAAAGAAATGGATCAACTCAGCGTGTCAGAGTCGACACCCAGAAGAGTCCTTAGACAAACATCTGGTCGATTTAGAGATGAAACTCCAGATGGTTTCCGAGGAAATCGCCGCTTCTCTTGAAGAACAAAGCGCCGCCGCACTCCTCCGTGTCCCTCGCGCCACTCGTGATGTCATCCGTCTCCGTGATGACGCCGTTTCTCTCCGTTCTGCTGTCTCCGCCATCCTCCAAAAACTCAAGAAGGCGGAGGGATCTTCGTCTGAGTCTATATCGGCACTCGCTAAGGTCGATGTAGTCAAGCAGAGGATGGAAGCTGCATATGAAACTTTGCAG GATGCTGCTGGATTAACTCAATTGAGTTCGACGGTGGAAGATGTATTTGCCAGTGGTGATCTCCCTCGTGCCGCTGAAACTTTGGCTAATATGAGGCATTGCTTGTCTGCTGTTGGGGAG GTTGCTGAATTTGCCAACATAAGAAAGCAGCTTCAAGTCTTGGAGGATAGGCTAGACACAATGGTGCAGCCTCGTCTTACCGATGCATTATCCAATCGCAAG GTTGATGCTGCTCAAGATTTGCGTGGAATTCTCATTAGAATTGGAAGGTTTAAGTCTCTCGAATCACAATATTCAAAGGTACATCTAAAACCAATAAAGCAGCTTTGGGAAGACTTTGAATCAAGAGAACGGGCTAATAAGTCTGCAAATGAGAAGAATGAAATGGAGAGGACTTCAAGTGGTGGTGGTTTTCAGTCAATTCCACCTGCATTGTCATTCTCCAATTGGTTACCAAGCTTTTATGATGAGCTACTACTTTATCTTGAACAAGAATGGAAATG GTGTATGGTTGCTTTTCCTGAAGATTATAAAACTCTTGTGCCGAGGTTGCTAAGTGAGACTATGATGGCTATAGGTGCAAGTTTCATATCTCATATCAACCTTGCCATTGGAGATGCTGTTCCAGAAACAAAAGCACTGGCTAAAG GTTTATCAGATATTTTATCTGGGGACATGCAAAAGGGTATTAAGCTTCAGACAAAGCACCTGGAGGCCTTGATTGATTTACACAGTATCACGGGGACCTTTGCAAGGAATATTCAGCACTTATTTTCTGGTTCTGATGTACAAATTTTAATGGATGTGCTGAAAGCTGTGTACTTGCCATATGAATCGTTTAAACAGAG GTATGGACAAATGGAGCGTGCCATCCTTTCCTCTGAGATTGCAGGAATAGATTTAAGAGGAGCTGTAATTCGAGGGGTAGGAGCCCAAGGAGTTGAACTCAGTGAAACCGTTCGTAGGATGGAGGAGTCTATTGCTCAAGTTATTATACTTCTTGAAGCATCTTCCGAGAGATGCATCAGCTTCACTGGAGGTTCTGAGGCGGATGAGCTGATTCTTGCCCTGGATGACATAATGTTAAAATACATTTCCACTCTACAAGAAACTCTGAAGTCACTAAGAACTGTCTGTGGTGTGGATTATGGTGGCGATGGTACTGGAAAGAAAGAGGCagagaagaaagatggaagccaAAATGCACGGAGAGTTGATTTGATCTCAAATGAGGAGGAATGGTCCATGGTTCAAGGGGCACTGCAGATCCTTACAGTTGCAGATAGTTTAACAAGCAGATCTTCTGTCTTTGAAGCATCTTTAAGAGCTACTCTTGCTAGACTAAGCACAACTTTATCTTTTTCAGCATTTGGTTCAAGACTAGATGAAAACCAGACTATAAATGGTAATGACAATGCGGAGCCATCTTTAGGTGGAAGGGCTGCCTTAGACATGGCAACACTACGGCTGGTTGATGTGCCTGAGAAAGCCAGGAAACTCTTCAGCCTTTTGAATCAG TCTAAAGATCCTCGTTTTCATGCACTTCCCCTTGCATCGCAAAGAGTTGCAGCATTTGCCGACACTGTTAATGAACTTGTATATGATGTCCTCATATCTAAAGTACGGCAACGACTCAGCGATGTGTCCCGTTTGCCAATATGGTCATCAGTTGAGGAACAGGGTGCTTTTCATCTCCCTACCTTCAGTGCATATCCACAGTCCTATGTGACTAGTGTTGGTGAGTATCTTCTTACTTTACCCCAACAATTGGAGCCCCTTGCTGAGGGAATATCTAGCAGTGAAGCCAATGATGAAGCGCAGTTCTTTGCAACAGAATGGATGTTCAAG GTTGCAGAGGGTGCAACAGCACTTTACATAGAACAGTTGCGTGGGATTCAGTATATTACAGATCGCGGTGCACAGCAGCTATCAGTTGATATTGATTATCTTAGTAATGTTCTTTCCGCTCTGTCAATGCCCATCCCTGCAGTTCTGGCTACATTTCACAGTTGCCTTTCTACCTCAAGAGACCAGCTAAAAGATCTTTTGAAGACAGATTCTGCAAACCAACTAGATCTGCCAACAGCAAACCTTGTATGTAAGATGCGGCAGCTGAATTTAGATTCATGA